One genomic window of Micromonospora sp. WMMD1128 includes the following:
- a CDS encoding MFS transporter permease: MTAWFTEAVPRGRVAAFRTLIYLFVAADLVVFTPWVRARVDVPGDLYRPLLIGRLLPLPTPDPALVGVVFWVLLVASLLAATGRAPRLLGWTVFALYLEWMIVAMSYGKVDHDRFGLLVALAALPTAGRARHGDPTRTEAGGWALRVTQIAVVCTYFLAAWAKFRFGGLDWATGSVLARAIIRRGTDLADLIAQVPHLLIVAQFGILAFELLSPLVFVAPARWRPAVVGFFYSFHLATIATITISFAPHLVAMTAFLPLEKVRPVVLVRRLLNRRAGRSDGTPPATTVSPSAAPAMSPLAGESS; encoded by the coding sequence ATGACCGCCTGGTTCACCGAGGCGGTGCCGCGCGGCCGGGTCGCCGCCTTCCGCACCCTGATCTACCTCTTCGTCGCCGCCGACCTGGTCGTCTTCACCCCCTGGGTACGCGCCCGGGTGGATGTGCCCGGCGACCTCTACCGGCCGCTGCTCATCGGCCGGCTGCTCCCGCTGCCCACGCCCGACCCCGCCCTGGTCGGCGTGGTCTTCTGGGTGCTGCTGGTGGCCTCGCTGCTCGCCGCGACCGGCCGGGCGCCCCGGCTGCTCGGCTGGACGGTCTTCGCGCTCTACCTCGAGTGGATGATCGTGGCGATGAGCTACGGCAAGGTCGACCACGACCGGTTCGGGCTGCTCGTGGCGCTGGCCGCGCTGCCCACCGCCGGTCGGGCCCGGCACGGTGACCCCACCCGCACCGAGGCGGGCGGCTGGGCGCTGCGGGTCACCCAGATCGCGGTCGTCTGCACCTACTTCCTCGCCGCCTGGGCCAAGTTCCGCTTCGGCGGGCTGGACTGGGCGACCGGCTCGGTGCTGGCCCGGGCGATCATCCGGCGCGGCACCGACCTCGCCGACCTGATCGCGCAGGTGCCCCACCTGCTGATCGTGGCCCAGTTCGGCATCCTGGCGTTCGAGCTGCTCAGCCCGTTGGTGTTCGTGGCGCCCGCCCGGTGGCGGCCGGCGGTCGTGGGTTTCTTCTACTCGTTCCATCTGGCGACCATCGCGACCATCACGATCTCGTTCGCCCCGCACCTGGTGGCGATGACGGCCTTCCTCCCGCTGGAGAAGGTCCGCCCGGTGGTCCTGGTCCGCCGCCTGCTGAACCGCCGCGCCGGCCGGTCCGACGGCACGCCGCCCGCGACAACCGTGTCACCGTCCGCCGCGCCGGCCATGTCGCCGCTGGCGGGCGAGTCGTCCTGA
- a CDS encoding TetR family transcriptional regulator C-terminal domain-containing protein: protein MPKRVDHRERRALIADALMRVAAEQGLEAVSLRHVAAAAGVSAGMVQHYFRTRDEMMVFALAVVSERNEARVRRAVEALGPTPAPRALLRAMLAELLPLDEARQADGRVALAFLAYTAVRPNVAAALHDDTAALRAFVAGQLAAGSPLATDGRVDPERAAVGLLAVMEGLGIHLLGGHYPPETALAALDAQLDLLFGPEPQPSAVSRAGSGRRRPARR from the coding sequence ATGCCGAAGCGGGTCGACCACCGGGAACGCCGGGCGCTGATCGCGGACGCGCTGATGCGGGTCGCGGCCGAACAGGGGCTGGAAGCCGTCAGCCTGCGGCACGTCGCCGCCGCGGCCGGGGTCAGCGCCGGGATGGTGCAGCACTACTTCCGTACCCGGGACGAGATGATGGTCTTCGCGCTCGCCGTGGTCAGCGAGCGCAACGAGGCCCGGGTGCGCCGGGCGGTCGAGGCGCTCGGCCCGACGCCCGCGCCCCGGGCGCTGCTGCGGGCCATGCTTGCCGAGCTGCTGCCCTTGGACGAGGCGCGACAGGCGGACGGCCGGGTGGCGCTGGCCTTCCTCGCGTACACCGCGGTCCGGCCGAACGTGGCCGCCGCGCTGCACGACGACACGGCCGCGCTGCGGGCCTTCGTGGCCGGTCAGCTCGCCGCCGGATCGCCGCTCGCCACCGACGGGCGGGTGGATCCGGAACGGGCCGCGGTCGGGCTGCTCGCCGTGATGGAAGGGCTCGGCATTCACCTGCTCGGCGGGCACTATCCGCCGGAGACCGCGCTGGCCGCCCTCGACGCCCAGCTCGACCTGCTCTTCGGCCCCGAGCCGCAGCCGAGCGCGGTCAGTCGCGCCGGGTCAGGCCGGCGGCGGCCCGCTCGACGATGA
- a CDS encoding intein-containing Rv2578c family radical SAM protein produces MRWDNLSAPPDEGTPDEAAPAAPPLPLALPGAVARTFDTPEFAGMTFYEVRAKSIINRVPGQSRVPFEWTVNPYRGCSHACTYCVAGDTPILMADGRTRPISELTVGDRIYGTERRGAYRHYVVTTVRDTWSTVKRAHRITLADGTTLVASGDHRFLTERGWKHVTGGMRGGGRRPHLTTRNRLLGTGRFAVAPKRSTDYRRGYLHALVRDAGRQFPLDDADAADLRRRFRLATTEPEVLERAGRFLADAGVTVEWINGGVARRSTTARTAEPAAVESVAALARPPDEPTDDWWLGFLAGMFDTAGSCRRGVFRIGVAGDGSRRRTAAALDRFSFRWALDEPGNRNAARQVRLTGGLPERLRFFHLTDPAVTRKRSIEGTALKCAARLQVTAVEDLGLELPLWDITTGTGDFIANGVVSHNCFARNTHTYLDLDAGADFDRKVIVKVNAGELVRRELAAPRWRGAHVAMGTNVDCYQRAEGRYRLMPPILAALRDFANPFSILTKGTLLLRDLPLLRQAAEVTRVGLSYSVGFVDETLWRLAEPGTPSPRRRLDAVRRLTDAGFPVGVLMAPVLPGLSDDEESIDATVAAIAASGAADLTALPLHLRPGAREWYARWLAREFPHLVPRYRQLYQAGAYAPDAYQREVTARVRMAARRHGLHRGEVGDNRRLPDASPAAPAAEQLSLL; encoded by the coding sequence ATGCGCTGGGACAACCTCTCCGCTCCCCCGGACGAGGGGACTCCCGACGAGGCAGCGCCGGCGGCTCCACCCCTGCCGCTGGCGCTGCCCGGCGCGGTGGCCCGCACGTTCGACACCCCCGAGTTCGCCGGCATGACGTTCTACGAGGTGCGGGCCAAGTCGATCATCAACCGGGTGCCGGGCCAGTCGCGCGTGCCGTTCGAGTGGACCGTCAACCCCTACCGGGGGTGTTCCCACGCGTGCACCTACTGCGTTGCCGGTGACACGCCGATCCTCATGGCGGACGGCCGGACGCGACCGATCAGCGAGCTGACCGTCGGCGATCGCATCTACGGCACCGAACGGCGCGGCGCCTACCGCCATTACGTCGTCACCACCGTGCGCGACACGTGGTCGACGGTGAAGCGGGCCCACCGGATCACGCTCGCCGACGGCACCACGCTTGTGGCCAGCGGCGACCACCGCTTCCTGACCGAACGCGGCTGGAAGCACGTCACCGGCGGCATGCGGGGTGGCGGGCGACGCCCCCACCTGACCACACGCAACCGCCTGCTCGGCACCGGTCGGTTCGCCGTCGCGCCGAAGCGGTCCACCGACTACCGCCGGGGCTACCTCCACGCGCTGGTCCGCGACGCCGGCCGCCAATTCCCTCTCGACGACGCTGATGCCGCTGACCTGCGCCGCCGCTTCCGACTGGCCACCACCGAGCCGGAGGTCTTGGAGCGCGCCGGGCGCTTCCTCGCCGACGCCGGGGTCACCGTCGAGTGGATCAACGGCGGGGTCGCCCGCCGGTCCACGACGGCTCGCACGGCCGAGCCGGCCGCCGTCGAGAGCGTCGCCGCGCTGGCCCGCCCGCCGGACGAGCCGACCGACGACTGGTGGCTCGGCTTCCTGGCCGGCATGTTCGACACCGCCGGCAGTTGCCGGCGAGGCGTGTTCCGGATCGGCGTCGCCGGCGACGGGAGCCGGCGCCGCACGGCCGCCGCCCTCGACCGGTTCTCCTTCCGGTGGGCGCTCGACGAACCGGGCAACCGCAACGCCGCGCGCCAGGTCCGGCTGACCGGCGGCCTGCCGGAGCGGCTCCGCTTCTTCCACCTGACCGACCCGGCGGTGACCCGGAAGCGCTCGATCGAGGGCACGGCGCTCAAGTGCGCGGCGCGGCTCCAGGTGACCGCCGTCGAGGATCTCGGCTTGGAGCTGCCGCTGTGGGACATCACCACCGGCACCGGCGACTTCATCGCCAACGGGGTGGTCAGCCACAACTGCTTCGCCCGCAACACCCACACCTACCTCGACCTCGACGCCGGGGCGGACTTCGACCGCAAGGTGATCGTCAAGGTCAACGCGGGCGAGCTGGTCCGCCGGGAGCTGGCCGCCCCGCGTTGGCGCGGCGCGCACGTCGCCATGGGCACCAACGTGGACTGCTACCAGCGGGCCGAGGGGCGCTACCGGTTGATGCCGCCGATCCTCGCCGCGCTGCGCGACTTCGCCAACCCGTTCTCGATCCTCACCAAGGGCACCCTGCTGCTCCGTGACCTGCCGCTGCTGCGGCAGGCCGCCGAGGTGACCCGGGTCGGGCTGTCCTACTCGGTCGGCTTCGTGGACGAGACGCTCTGGCGGCTGGCCGAGCCGGGCACACCGAGCCCACGCCGCCGGCTCGACGCGGTTCGCCGGCTCACCGACGCCGGCTTCCCGGTCGGGGTGCTGATGGCCCCGGTCCTGCCCGGGCTCAGCGACGACGAGGAGTCGATCGATGCCACCGTGGCGGCGATCGCCGCCTCCGGGGCCGCCGACCTCACCGCGTTGCCGCTGCACCTGCGCCCCGGCGCGCGGGAGTGGTATGCGCGTTGGCTGGCCCGCGAGTTTCCGCACCTGGTGCCCCGCTACCGACAGCTCTACCAGGCCGGCGCGTACGCACCGGACGCCTACCAGCGGGAGGTGACCGCCCGGGTGCGGATGGCGGCACGCCGGCACGGGCTGCACCGGGGCGAGGTCGGCGACAACCGCCGGCTGCCCGACGCCTCGCCCGCTGCCCCGGCCGCCGAGCAGCTCTCCCTGCTCTAG
- a CDS encoding DUF6758 family protein: MREPDLMHGEHRCLRCGPVPPLHVPEHIGAEIVASVVERVAADGAPPDRVGVPLWCPWPLPPGWTLTGVAWAGDDRAGVRATVVACAGPAPLDGGPADLIFVAEEPGVGLGSRFAGLPGPDPGPQVEEALTDPGPGHPERLPHAKIRVGGHPTPLWLVRSETDRSAYAGEARGMWLHAIAWPASAGHLLAEEVVLHDLTEWTPPELVYGAPSPYLHGQA; encoded by the coding sequence GTGCGCGAGCCGGACCTGATGCACGGCGAGCACCGGTGCCTGCGGTGCGGCCCGGTTCCGCCCCTGCACGTGCCGGAGCACATCGGCGCCGAGATCGTGGCCAGCGTGGTCGAACGGGTGGCCGCCGACGGCGCGCCGCCCGACCGGGTCGGCGTGCCGCTGTGGTGCCCGTGGCCGCTCCCGCCGGGTTGGACACTGACCGGCGTGGCCTGGGCCGGCGACGACCGGGCCGGGGTCCGCGCCACGGTGGTCGCCTGTGCCGGCCCGGCCCCGCTCGACGGTGGACCGGCCGACCTGATCTTCGTCGCCGAGGAGCCCGGTGTCGGCCTCGGTTCCCGCTTCGCGGGACTGCCCGGACCCGATCCCGGCCCCCAGGTCGAGGAGGCGCTGACCGATCCCGGCCCTGGTCATCCCGAGCGTCTGCCGCACGCGAAGATCCGTGTGGGCGGTCATCCCACTCCACTGTGGCTCGTGCGGTCCGAAACGGATCGAAGCGCGTACGCCGGTGAGGCTCGGGGAATGTGGCTCCATGCGATAGCCTGGCCGGCGAGCGCGGGTCACCTCCTCGCGGAAGAAGTCGTGCTGCACGACCTCACCGAGTGGACACCGCCCGAGCTCGTGTACGGCGCACCGTCCCCGTACCTGCACGGGCAGGCCTGA
- a CDS encoding RNA methyltransferase has product MTDDQFDVGVGPWPGDPPDDPRLDPELLAAGDRRNVVDRYRYWRREAVVADLDRRRHDFHVAIENWQHDFNIGTVVRNANAFLAAEVHIVGRRRWNRRGAMVTDRYQHVRHHPTIEEFVAWATGERLPVVGIDNLPGSRPLETGVLPRRCVLLFGQEGPGLSPVARAACDALFSIAQYGSTRSINAGVASGIAMHAWVRSYAGPPPD; this is encoded by the coding sequence GTGACCGACGACCAGTTCGACGTGGGTGTGGGGCCGTGGCCCGGTGACCCGCCGGACGACCCGCGCCTCGACCCGGAGCTGCTCGCCGCCGGCGACCGGCGCAACGTGGTGGACCGCTACCGCTACTGGCGGCGCGAGGCCGTGGTGGCCGACCTCGACCGGCGCCGGCACGACTTCCACGTGGCGATCGAGAACTGGCAGCACGACTTCAACATCGGCACCGTGGTACGCAACGCGAACGCGTTCCTCGCCGCCGAGGTGCACATCGTCGGCCGGCGGCGGTGGAACCGCCGGGGCGCCATGGTGACCGACCGCTACCAGCACGTGCGGCACCATCCGACGATCGAGGAGTTCGTCGCCTGGGCGACGGGGGAGCGGCTGCCGGTGGTCGGGATCGACAACCTGCCCGGCTCCCGGCCGTTGGAGACGGGCGTGCTGCCCCGCCGCTGCGTGCTCCTCTTCGGCCAGGAGGGTCCGGGGCTCTCCCCGGTGGCCCGGGCGGCCTGCGACGCGCTCTTCTCGATCGCCCAGTACGGCTCGACCCGGTCCATCAACGCGGGCGTGGCCAGCGGCATCGCCATGCACGCGTGGGTCCGGTCGTACGCCGGCCCGCCCCCGGACTGA
- the trxA gene encoding thioredoxin, which produces MATVELTTANFDEVTGRDGIVLLDFWADWCGPCKRFAPVYERSSEKHPEIVFGKVDTEAQQELGAKFNISSIPTVMAIRDGVIVYAQPGALPESALENLIEQVEQLDMEDVRKKLAEHKH; this is translated from the coding sequence ATGGCAACGGTTGAGCTGACCACGGCCAACTTCGACGAGGTGACCGGGCGCGACGGCATCGTCCTGCTCGACTTCTGGGCGGACTGGTGCGGTCCGTGCAAGCGCTTCGCCCCCGTGTACGAGCGCTCCTCGGAGAAGCACCCGGAGATCGTCTTCGGCAAGGTCGACACCGAGGCTCAGCAGGAGCTGGGGGCCAAGTTCAACATCAGCTCCATCCCGACCGTGATGGCGATCCGCGACGGCGTGATCGTGTACGCCCAGCCGGGCGCCCTGCCCGAGTCGGCGCTGGAGAACCTCATCGAGCAGGTCGAGCAGCTGGACATGGAGGACGTCCGCAAGAAGCTGGCCGAGCACAAGCACTGA
- a CDS encoding PH domain-containing protein, translating into MGSPSGPPFDPDDPDRARRERDTEPIPRIDPDDGPGFGSGSGYGAGPSLSGDAAFGDGPGYAGEGRSGRAWARDPEGYPEQPISEEELAGLRVDASGMAPRRVLPLEDEPSSLVARYLFPTERYRGEWKRHWIHLTTPIIVGIAATFVLGYLAGFLAGRDVGALTTVAVLLWFAVMGWVAWRVADWYYDRFILTNKRVMVVNGIITRRVAMMPLVRVTDMKYEQTPTGRALNYGTFVLESAGQEQALREVKNLPNPNELYLRVVEEMYEPQAVEARLGKEADEAKADDGA; encoded by the coding sequence ATGGGAAGCCCTTCCGGTCCCCCCTTCGACCCGGACGATCCCGACCGGGCACGCCGGGAGCGCGACACCGAGCCGATCCCACGGATCGACCCGGACGACGGTCCCGGCTTCGGCTCCGGCTCCGGCTACGGGGCGGGCCCCTCCCTGTCGGGCGATGCCGCCTTCGGCGACGGTCCCGGCTATGCCGGCGAGGGCCGCTCCGGTCGCGCCTGGGCGCGCGACCCGGAGGGCTACCCGGAGCAGCCGATCTCCGAGGAGGAGCTGGCCGGTCTCCGGGTCGACGCCTCCGGCATGGCCCCGCGCCGCGTGCTGCCCTTGGAGGACGAGCCCAGCTCGCTCGTCGCGCGCTACCTCTTCCCCACCGAGCGCTACCGGGGCGAGTGGAAGCGGCACTGGATCCACCTCACCACCCCGATCATCGTCGGCATCGCGGCCACGTTCGTGCTCGGCTACCTCGCCGGCTTCCTCGCCGGGCGCGACGTCGGCGCGCTGACCACGGTCGCGGTGCTGCTCTGGTTCGCCGTCATGGGTTGGGTCGCGTGGCGCGTCGCCGACTGGTATTACGACAGGTTCATCCTGACCAACAAACGGGTGATGGTGGTCAACGGGATCATCACCCGCCGGGTCGCGATGATGCCGCTGGTCCGGGTCACCGACATGAAATACGAGCAGACCCCGACCGGTCGCGCCCTCAACTACGGCACGTTCGTGCTGGAGTCGGCCGGCCAGGAGCAGGCGCTGCGCGAGGTCAAGAACCTGCCCAACCCGAACGAGCTCTACCTGCGTGTGGTGGAGGAGATGTACGAGCCGCAGGCCGTCGAGGCGCGGTTGGGCAAGGAGGCCGACGAGGCCAAGGCCGACGACGGCGCCTGA
- a CDS encoding DUF4190 domain-containing protein produces MTDEQPPSPYERPSPDEPPAHGQPYGQPQYGQQHPQWGQQPPYAPQPPYGQYGPSAEGPRPSGGPNVLAILSLVFAFVFAPAGIVCGHLAKRQIRQTGEEGDQLATWGLILSYVFTALGLLACCGWIGLAFWARADNNGW; encoded by the coding sequence GTGACCGACGAGCAGCCACCGTCGCCGTACGAGCGACCGTCGCCCGACGAGCCGCCGGCGCACGGCCAGCCGTACGGGCAACCGCAGTACGGGCAGCAACACCCGCAGTGGGGACAGCAGCCGCCGTACGCCCCGCAGCCGCCCTACGGTCAGTACGGTCCGTCGGCCGAGGGCCCGCGACCGTCCGGCGGCCCGAACGTGCTCGCCATCCTGTCGCTCGTCTTCGCGTTCGTCTTCGCCCCGGCCGGCATCGTCTGCGGCCACCTGGCCAAGCGGCAGATCCGGCAGACCGGCGAGGAGGGCGACCAGCTCGCCACCTGGGGTCTGATCCTCAGCTACGTCTTCACTGCGCTCGGGCTGCTGGCCTGCTGCGGCTGGATCGGCCTGGCGTTCTGGGCCAGGGCGGACAACAACGGCTGGTGA
- a CDS encoding DUF393 domain-containing protein: METSTFVYDGDCAFCTRCAQFIERRIPTGARVVPWQFADLAALGLTEAECEEAVQWVGADGSRAAGPDAIARLLGDSGPLWRVAGGGLRFPPVRAAAWPAYRWVARNRHRLPGGTAACALPQEARERLYGPAGRPGPTG, from the coding sequence ATGGAGACGTCGACCTTCGTCTACGACGGCGACTGCGCTTTCTGCACCCGCTGCGCGCAGTTCATCGAGCGCCGGATCCCCACCGGCGCCCGGGTGGTCCCGTGGCAGTTCGCCGACCTGGCGGCGCTGGGCCTGACCGAGGCCGAGTGCGAGGAGGCGGTCCAGTGGGTGGGTGCCGACGGATCCCGTGCCGCCGGGCCGGACGCCATCGCCCGGCTGCTCGGCGACAGTGGGCCGCTCTGGCGCGTCGCCGGGGGCGGGCTGCGCTTCCCGCCGGTACGCGCCGCGGCCTGGCCCGCGTACCGCTGGGTGGCCCGCAACCGCCACCGCCTGCCCGGCGGCACCGCCGCGTGCGCGCTGCCGCAGGAGGCCCGGGAGCGGCTGTACGGCCCGGCTGGCCGCCCCGGCCCGACCGGCTGA
- a CDS encoding MaoC family dehydratase, with translation MQFGRYYEEFEVGAVYRHWPGKTVTEYDDHLFCLLTMNHHPLHLDAHYAESASQFKRNVVVGNYIYSLLLGMSVPDVSGKAIANLEIESLRHVAPTFHGDTIYGETTVLDKRESSSKPDRGVVAVETRGYNQDGTLVCVFRRKVMVPKREYAVAAVPDGVDPERPSFPEPR, from the coding sequence ATGCAGTTCGGCCGCTACTACGAGGAGTTCGAGGTCGGCGCGGTCTACCGGCACTGGCCGGGCAAGACCGTCACCGAGTACGACGACCACCTCTTCTGCCTGCTCACCATGAACCACCACCCGCTCCACCTGGACGCCCACTACGCGGAGTCCGCCTCCCAGTTCAAGCGCAACGTGGTGGTCGGCAACTACATCTACTCGCTGCTGCTGGGCATGTCGGTCCCCGACGTCAGCGGTAAGGCGATCGCCAACCTGGAGATCGAGTCGCTGCGGCACGTCGCCCCGACCTTCCACGGCGACACGATCTACGGCGAGACCACGGTGCTCGACAAGCGGGAGTCGTCCTCCAAGCCCGACCGTGGCGTGGTCGCGGTCGAGACCCGGGGCTACAACCAGGACGGCACGCTGGTCTGCGTCTTCCGCCGCAAGGTCATGGTCCCCAAACGGGAGTACGCGGTGGCGGCCGTCCCCGACGGCGTCGACCCCGAGCGCCCGAGCTTCCCCGAGCCGCGCTGA
- a CDS encoding CoA-binding protein: MRSAQQLLAESAVIAVVGASRDPGKAAHRVPLEMQRHGWRIIPVNPTVDELFGEKAYSTLADIPHPVDLVDVFRPARDAVEVVRQAVAIGAPAVWLQLGIVSAEARRIAEEAGVDYVEDRCLIVERAAAGLTRRD; encoded by the coding sequence ATGCGTTCCGCCCAGCAGCTTCTCGCCGAGTCCGCCGTGATCGCCGTCGTCGGGGCGTCCCGTGACCCGGGCAAGGCCGCGCACCGCGTGCCGCTGGAGATGCAGCGGCACGGCTGGCGGATCATTCCGGTGAACCCGACCGTGGACGAGCTGTTCGGCGAGAAGGCATATTCGACGCTTGCCGACATCCCGCACCCGGTCGATCTGGTGGACGTGTTCCGCCCGGCGCGGGACGCGGTCGAGGTGGTCCGGCAGGCGGTGGCGATCGGCGCGCCGGCGGTCTGGTTGCAGCTCGGGATCGTCTCCGCCGAGGCGCGCCGGATCGCCGAGGAGGCCGGCGTCGACTACGTCGAGGACCGGTGTCTCATCGTCGAGCGGGCCGCCGCCGGCCTGACCCGGCGCGACTGA
- a CDS encoding SigE family RNA polymerase sigma factor, which yields MASRDPLEEEFREFVAARSGALLRTAYLLAGDWATAEDLLQTALTKTYLAWKRLGGIDAIEPYARRVLVNTSTSWWRRRWHGERPTEVLPERAGVDEIEQQLDRDALWRHLQALPARQRAVLVLRFYEDMSEAQTAALLEISPGTVKSQTSRALNTLRRRLGSEAALGLPADATAEAGAASPAKFDTSAVPRGAAGPQARPAATRRPAESTAPGLPAGTARQPDAPPTRPAPSRATRPASSPATRPASSPATSATPTAPVRSAVPIPVETR from the coding sequence GTGGCGAGCAGGGATCCGCTGGAGGAGGAGTTCCGCGAGTTCGTCGCGGCCCGCTCCGGCGCCCTGCTGCGCACCGCGTACCTGCTGGCCGGCGACTGGGCCACCGCCGAGGACCTGCTCCAGACCGCGCTGACCAAGACCTACCTGGCCTGGAAACGGCTCGGCGGGATCGACGCCATCGAGCCGTACGCCCGCCGGGTCCTGGTCAACACCTCGACCAGCTGGTGGCGCCGCCGGTGGCACGGCGAACGGCCGACCGAGGTGCTGCCGGAGCGGGCCGGCGTCGACGAGATCGAGCAACAGCTCGACCGGGACGCGCTCTGGCGGCACCTCCAGGCGCTGCCCGCCCGCCAGCGGGCGGTGCTGGTGCTCCGCTTCTACGAGGACATGTCGGAGGCGCAGACCGCCGCCCTGCTGGAGATCTCTCCGGGCACGGTCAAGAGTCAGACCTCCCGGGCGCTCAACACCCTGCGCCGCCGGCTCGGCTCCGAGGCCGCCCTGGGCCTGCCGGCCGACGCGACCGCCGAGGCGGGAGCGGCTTCCCCGGCGAAGTTCGACACCTCGGCGGTCCCCCGGGGCGCGGCCGGTCCGCAAGCCCGACCCGCGGCGACGCGGCGACCCGCCGAGTCGACCGCACCCGGCCTCCCGGCCGGGACCGCACGGCAACCCGACGCCCCGCCGACCCGCCCGGCCCCGTCACGGGCGACCCGCCCGGCCTCATCACCGGCGACCCGCCCGGCCTCGTCACCGGCGACCTCGGCCACGCCGACGGCGCCGGTCCGTTCCGCCGTTCCGATCCCGGTGGAGACCCGATGA
- a CDS encoding acyl-CoA dehydrogenase family protein → MARLAQTPGLTDVQRSILETVREFADKEIIPHAQRLEHADEYPTDILDGMREMGLFGLTIDEEHGGLGESLLTYALVVEELSRGWMSISGIVNTHFIVAYLISQHGSAEQKARLLPRMATGEVRGAFSMSEPECGSDVSAIKSRAVRQGDNYVLDGQKMWLTNGAYSAVVATLVKTDTGADSVYGNMSTFLLEKEPGFGETAPGLTIPGKIDKMGYKGVETTEMVLDGVTVPASSVLGGEEKVGRGFYQMMDGIEVGRVNVAARACGISIRAFELAVAYAQQRRTFGQPLARHQAIAFKLAEMGTKIEAAHALMVNAARLKDAGQRNDVEAGMAKLLASEYCAEVVQEAFRIHGGYGYSKEYEIERLMREAPFLLIGEGTSEIQKTIISRGLLKQYKL, encoded by the coding sequence ATGGCCCGACTCGCCCAGACACCCGGCCTGACCGACGTGCAGCGGTCGATCCTGGAAACCGTGCGGGAGTTCGCCGACAAGGAGATCATCCCGCACGCGCAGCGGCTGGAGCACGCCGACGAGTACCCCACCGACATCCTCGACGGGATGCGCGAGATGGGGCTGTTCGGCCTCACCATCGACGAGGAGCACGGCGGCTTGGGCGAGTCGCTGCTCACCTACGCGCTCGTGGTCGAGGAACTGTCCCGGGGCTGGATGTCGATCTCCGGCATCGTCAACACGCACTTCATCGTGGCGTACCTGATCTCCCAGCACGGCTCCGCCGAGCAGAAGGCCCGGCTGCTGCCCCGGATGGCCACCGGCGAGGTGCGCGGCGCGTTCTCCATGTCGGAGCCGGAGTGCGGCTCGGACGTCTCGGCGATCAAGTCCAGGGCCGTCCGTCAGGGCGACAACTACGTCCTCGACGGACAGAAGATGTGGCTGACCAACGGGGCGTACTCCGCGGTGGTGGCGACCCTGGTCAAGACCGACACCGGGGCTGACTCGGTCTACGGCAACATGAGCACGTTCCTGCTGGAGAAGGAGCCCGGGTTCGGCGAGACCGCGCCCGGGCTGACCATCCCCGGCAAGATCGACAAGATGGGCTACAAGGGCGTCGAGACCACCGAGATGGTGCTCGACGGCGTCACCGTCCCCGCGTCGAGCGTGCTCGGCGGCGAGGAGAAGGTCGGCCGCGGCTTCTACCAGATGATGGACGGCATCGAGGTGGGCCGGGTCAACGTCGCCGCCCGCGCCTGCGGCATCTCGATCCGGGCGTTCGAGCTGGCGGTCGCGTACGCCCAGCAGCGCAGGACGTTCGGCCAGCCGCTGGCCCGGCACCAGGCGATCGCGTTCAAGCTCGCCGAGATGGGCACGAAGATCGAGGCCGCGCACGCGCTGATGGTCAACGCGGCCCGGCTCAAGGACGCCGGCCAGCGCAACGACGTCGAGGCCGGCATGGCCAAGCTGCTCGCTTCGGAATACTGCGCCGAGGTGGTCCAGGAGGCGTTCCGCATCCACGGCGGTTACGGCTACTCCAAGGAGTACGAGATCGAGCGCCTGATGCGCGAGGCGCCGTTCCTGCTGATCGGCGAGGGCACCTCGGAGATCCAGAAGACCATCATCTCCCGCGGCCTCCTCAAGCAGTACAAGCTGTAA